A stretch of Kazachstania africana CBS 2517 chromosome 7, complete genome DNA encodes these proteins:
- the ERG20 gene encoding bifunctional (2E,6E)-farnesyl diphosphate synthase/dimethylallyltranstransferase (similar to Saccharomyces cerevisiae ERG20 (YJL167W); ancestral locus Anc_1.176), whose protein sequence is MSVTSRERFLQEFPSLVEELKEILVKYGMPNEALQWYEASLTYNTPGGKLNRGLSVVDTYAILTGHESIASLSNEEYKKLAILGWCIELLQAYFLVADDMMDQSITRRGQPCWYKVENVGNIAINDAFMLEAAIYSLLKKHFKLETYYVDLLELFHEVTLQTELGQLLDLVTAPEDHVDLSKFSMVKHSFIVRFKTAYYSFYLPVALAMYVAGITDEKDLKQAQDVLIPLGEYFQVQDDYLDNFGTPEQIGKIGTDIQDNKCSWLVNKALEIVTPEQRKILDDNYGQKNPECELRVKKLYDDINLAQYYHDYEDAVSKELKLKIDAIDETRGFKKQVLTEFFNKVYKRSK, encoded by the coding sequence ATGTCTGTTACGTCGAGAGAAAGATTTTTGCAGGAATTTCCAAGTTTAGTCGaggaattgaaagaaattcttGTTAAATATGGTATGCCAAATGAAGCGCTTCAATGGTACGAAGCCTCTCTAACCTATAATACACCAGGTGGTAAATTAAATAGAGGTCTTTCAGTGGTCGATACTTATGCGATTCTAACAGGACACGAATCGATTGCGTCCCTAAGTAATGAAGAGTACAAGAAATTAGCCATCTTGGGATGGTGCATTGAATTGTTACAAGCCTACTTTCTGGTAGCTGATGATATGATGGATCAAAGTATAACAAGAAGAGGTCAGCCATGTTGGTACAAGGTGGAAAATGTCGGGAACATTGCCATCAATGACGCTTTCATGTTAGAGGCAGCCATATATTCactgttgaagaaacattTCAAACTGGAAACTTACTATGTGGATCTGTTGGAATTGTTCCATGAAGTTACTTTACAGACCGAATTAGGCCAATTATTGGACTTGGTTACTGCTCCAGAAGATCACGTTGATCTAAGCAAGTTTTCCATGGTAAAGCACTCATTCATTGTTAGATTCAAAACCGCCTACTATTCATTCTACTTGCCAGTAGCTCTGGCCATGTACGTTGCTGGAATCACCGACGAAAAGGATTTGAAACAAGCTCAAGACGTTTTGATCCCATTGGGTGAGTACTTCCAAGTTCAGGACGACTACTTAGACAATTTCGGAACTCCAGAACaaattggtaaaattgGGACCGATATCCAGGACAATAAATGTTCTTGGTTGGTCAACAAAGCGTTAGAAATCGTTACTCCGGAACAAAGAAAGATCCTAGATGACAACTATGGTCAAAAGAACCCAGAATGTGAACTCAGAGTGAAGAAACTTTACGATGACATTAACTTGGCCCAGTATTACCATGATTATGAAGATGCCGTTTctaaagaattgaaattgaaaatagatGCTATAGATGAAACACGTGGCTTCAAAAAGCAAGTGTTGACTGAGTTTTTCAACAAAGTCTACAAGAGAAGTAAATAG
- the SNU114 gene encoding U5 snRNP GTPase SNU114 (similar to Saccharomyces cerevisiae SNU114 (YKL173W); ancestral locus Anc_1.174): MDDDLYDEFGNLVGEDQNTSEEQASSSRESDFGEDSNIPEGESQDAEVLSNALVKTDLNDVYGDEVEVLVETENTQSINEPLVAPSMGRSRGKEYGLFSQLRKNVPKTKYDREYLLSLLAVPERIRNVAVIGPLHSGKTSLCDLLVLESHEKMPHVTKNIRQGWKQLKYTDTMKQEVQRGLSTKLNGFTLLSTDLNNNSIAMNVLDAPGHVNFMDEVAVALTASEIAIIVLDIVEGVTSVVEQLIKQCEKRKIKMIFLLNKIDRLIIEMKLPPLDAYLKIKHCVDKINSFTKDLHSPVLGNVLFASTKLNFTFSIREFVTYHYMDRIPNSKVDGLIDRLWGDYHFKNGQFVEITNVMNETPTFLDFILLPLYKIITQTLSVVDYDKLADSLEQNFNIHLNQNEISQMDSLPLLRHVLTLIFRTEAGLTHVIAQNKIAMLKSDKKLLARALKTLDYGGNDYTLLKIQEGVLDSNSKFFVIDSNKDFDEDEKNFDESLSVTEIALMGARYVYNVDRAGPGQIVLVKGISSAFDKSATIVANDTENIEGNLFKPLDYINYPCFKVFIQPLVPKELPKLLNALNKINKYYPGVVIKVEESGEHVILGFGELYMDCLLYDLRTNYANIEIKISDPVAIFTESCQNESFAAIPVTSSSGKLSISIGAKPLDRAFLKDLSKGKLNEFEIDNQVKTGNMRDLSRKLREEYGWDSLTARNVWTFHNCNVLVDDTLPDETDKTTLNKYKSQIKQGFYWAMREGPLCEEDIYGIQFQLLGFELQNGDDDNEISGSQLIPMIRKACYIAMMTASPIIMEPIYEVNIVAKSAILPIVEELFHNRRGAKIYRVAKIVGTPLLEVRGQIPVIESIGFETDLRLSTRGNAMCQLHFWSKIWRKVPGDVLDENAVIPKLKPAPIQSLSRDFVMKTRKRKGISNDGITSHDGPSLAKYIDPELFEQLKSNDLI; encoded by the coding sequence ATGGATGATGATTTGTATGATGAGTTTGGGAATCTAGTCGGAGAAGATCAGAATACTTCTGAGGAGCAGGCGAGCTCGTCGAGAGAGAGTGATTTTGGTGAAGATAGTAACATCCCAGAAGGTGAAAGCCAAGATGCGGAAGTTCTAAGTAATGCCTTGGTTAAGACAGATTTGAACGATGTATACGGGGATGAGGTTGAGGTTCTGGTGGAGACGGAGAATACGCAATCGATAAATGAACCGCTGGTGGCTCCCTCGATGGGTAGGTCCAGAGGAAAAGAATATGGATTGTTTTCACAATTGAGGAAAAACGTTCCAAAGACTAAATATGACAGAGAGTATTTGCTTTCATTACTTGCTGTTCCTGAGAGAATTAGGAATGTAGCCGTCATTGGACCTTTACATTCCGGTAAGACGTCACTTTGTGATCTATTAGTGCTGGAGTCTCATGAAAAGATGCCACACGTTACTAAAAATATTAGACAGGGCTGGAAGCAATTGAAATATACGGACACCATGAAACAAGAAGTGCAAAGAGGATTAAGTACTAAATTAAATGGGTTTACACTTTTGTCAACAGATCTAAACAACAATTCCATTGCGATGAATGTACTTGACGCTCCAGGTCATGTGAATTTCATGGACGAAGTTGCTGTCGCATTGACTGCTTCTGAAATAGCTATCATTGTTCTCGACATTGTAGAAGGTGTAACATCCGTTGTCGAACAGTTAATAAAGCAATgtgagaaaagaaaaatcaaaatgatttttctcTTAAACAAGATCGATAGATTGattattgaaatgaaaCTTCCTCCATTAGATGCAtacttgaaaataaagCATTGTGTGGATAAAATTAACTCATTCACTAAAGACTTACATTCGCCAGTTTTAGGAAACGTTTTATTCGCTTCTACAAAGTTGAACTTTACTTTTTCCATTAGAGAGTTCGTTACGTATCATTATATGGACAGGATTCCGAATAGCAAGGTTGACGGACTTATTGACAGACTTTGGGGGGATTAtcattttaaaaatggGCAATTCGTAGAAATAACTAATGTGATGAATGAGACTCCCACTTTCCTTGATTTTATCCTGTTGCCTTTgtacaaaataataactcAAACTCTATCGGTAGTAGATTATGATAAATTAGCTGATTCACTGGagcaaaattttaatattcatttaaaCCAGAATGAAATAAGCCAAATGGATTCTTTACCATTATTGAGACATGTCTTGACACTAATTTTCAGAACAGAAGCAGGCTTAACTCATGTCATTGcacaaaataaaatagcTATGTTAAAAAGCGATAAGAAACTTCTGGCGAGAGCTTTGAAAACATTAGATTATGGCGGTAATGATTATACACTGCttaaaattcaagaaggTGTTCTGGATTCAAattcgaaattttttgtaattgatAGCaataaagattttgatgaagatgaaaaaaattttgatgaatccTTGTCAGTAACTGAAATTGCATTAATGGGAGCAAGATACGTTTATAATGTTGACCGTGCTGGTCCGGGACAAATTGTCTTAGTGAAAGGTATCTCCAGTGCCTTTGATAAATCTGCAACTATTGTGGCAAACGATACGGAGAATATTGAAGGAAACTTGTTTAAACCGCTCGATTATATTAACTATCCATGTTTTAAAGTCTTTATTCAACCGTTGGTACCAAAAGAGCTACCTAAACTTCTGAATGctttaaataaaataaataagtaCTATCCAGGAGTGGTGATAAAAGTTGAGGAATCAGGGGAGCATGTCATATTGGGTTTCGGTGAACTATACATGGACTGTCTTCTATATGATTTGAGAACCAACTATgccaatattgaaattaaaatatctGATCCGGTCGCGATCTTTACCGAAAGTTGTCAAAATGAATCGTTTGCAGCAATACCAGTCACGTCTTCAAGTGGCAAATTGTCGATAAGTATAGGAGCAAAGCCTCTTGATAGGGCTTTCCTGAAAGATTTGAGCAAGGGTAAActaaatgaatttgaaattgataatcaAGTTAAAACCGGAAATATGAGAGatttatcaagaaaattgagAGAAGAGTATGGTTGGGATTCTTTAACAGCAAGAAACGTCTGGACTTTTCATAACTGTAATGTCCTAGTTGATGATACACTACCTGACGAAACAGATAAAACTACTCTCAATAAGTATAAGTCACAAATTAAACAAGGTTTTTATTGGGCAATGAGAGAAGGGCCTCTTTgtgaagaagatatatACGGAATCCAGTTTCAACTTCTGGGATTTGAGCTTCAAAATGGTGATGACGACAATGAAATTAGTGGAAGCCAATTAATTCCTATGATAAGGAAAGCATGCTATATTGCAATGATGACAGCAAGCccaataataatggaacCAATTTACGAAGTCAATATTGTCGCAAAAAGTGCAATACTTCCCATTGTAGAGGAACTATTCCATAATAGGAGAGGTGCCAAGATATACAGAGTCGCAAAAATAGTGGGTACACCGTTATTAGAGGTGCGGGGTCAAATACCAGTAATCGAATCGATTGGTTTTGAGACCGATTTAAGATTGAGCACACGCGGTAACGCTATGTGTCAGTTACATTTTTGGAGTAAAATTTGGAGAAAAGTCCCAGGTGATGTACTAGATGAGAACGCAGTAATACCGAAATTGAAACCTGCACCAATTCAAAGTCTCAGTCGTGATTTTGTAATGAAAACGAGAAAGAGGAAGGGTATCTCCAATGACGGCATCACATCACATGACGGACCTTCCTTAGCCAAATATATCGATCCTGAATTGTTTGAGCAATTAAAATCGAATGATTTGATATAA
- the KAFR0G00420 gene encoding uncharacterized protein (ancestral locus Anc_8.860): MLKSHRRAERSVPKLIPFDFDLPRWLAEEDTNKHSQLANSETLSCEIGNDSLVTICLKEIVQLLAGADTSHETKVSILELLPTVDTIKTLWQIISRRDSNIYLYWLLQNSPLVKGDLMNLFSEDTNFIENSRYQVALWKYRKRNRQSSCFGLNDIHFCRNIFLERTFQFLTVVECQTSVGNLELLTRLEHLDALRITGPRTEEVETIVRAWYSYLKLYPETWRHLRVLSIPDVVSLRLLYDAFQLMKSLVFIESGVKPQEIKEVKMLNAIISYKPELDYLTQKPRPKLETILQELDEFIKYDPEVKPKVMFHWDFTNFSTNHMRNKLYFYFKNRRRPHQDKIRGNTSETNKPKKKPRFNSIRGFTSANSFFGMP; this comes from the coding sequence ATGTTAAAATCCCATAGGAGGGCTGAACGATCTGTACCAAAGCTTATAccttttgattttgatttaccTAGATGGTTAGCTGAAGAAGATACAAACAAACATTCACAACTAGCTAATTCCGAGACATTATCATGTGAAATAGGGAATGATTCATTAGTCACGATATGTTTGAAGGAGATAGTACAGTTATTAGCTGGTGCAGATACGTCTCATGAGACGAAAGTAAGCATATTGGAATTGTTACCTACTGTTGATACAATCAAAACCCTTTGGCAGATTATTTCCAGAAGGGATAGCAACATCTACTTGTATTGGCTTTTACAGAACAGTCCATTGGTGAAAGGTGATCTAATGAACCTCTTCTCAGAGGATACcaactttattgaaaattcaagatatcAGGTTGCACTTTGGAAATACAGGAAGCGGAATAGGCAATCGTCCTGTTTTGGGCTGAATGATATTCACTTTTGCAGGAATATATTTCTCGAAAGAACATTCCAGTTTCTAACTGTAGTGGAGTGTCAAACATCCGTGGGAAATCTCGAGCTATTGACTCGTCTAGAGCATTTGGATGCACTAAGGATAACAGGGCCACGCACAGAGGAAGTGGAAACGATAGTGCGGGCCTGGTACAGCTATTTAAAACTGTATCCAGAAACGTGGAGACACCTACGAGTCCTCAGTATCCCCGACGTTGTAAGTTTGAGACTCTTGTATGACGCTTTCCAGCTGATGAAGTCGTTAGTCTTCATAGAGTCTGGTGTGAAGCCacaagaaataaaagaagTCAAGATGTTGAATGCGATCATATCATATAAACCTGAACTAGACTATCTGACTCAAAAGCCCAGACCAAAATTAGAAacaattcttcaagaacTGGAtgaattcatcaaatatgaCCCCGAGGTCAAACCAAAAGTCATGTTCCACTGGGATTTCACCAATTTCAGTACGAATCACATGCGTAACAAGCTGTATTTCTACTTCAAGAATAGAAGAAGGCCCCATCAAGACAAGATACGTGGAAACACGTCTGAGACTAACAAACCGAAGAAAAAACCACGATTCAACAGCATTAGAGGCTTCACTTCAGCTAACAGCTTCTTTGGAATGCCGTAA
- the ZRT3 gene encoding Zn(2+) transporter ZRT3 (similar to Saccharomyces cerevisiae ZRT3 (YKL175W); ancestral locus Anc_1.172) translates to MQSDMPKWLLYSLISSFLCILGSFCVPLLSSFTSKDSRSNTKLLNYGLSLSAGSMITTALYKMLPRTTDENRYTVFCGVVLGISISLGLNYIVHAFASESLIHCAHDANEHSDGHDDHHSAHKRTVVVDADTTGVYNSMSAVTETEPLLRAKSLKTKKSLIDIISHRHVNGSCCTNNDLVKCCQAMKVDHVSCIPPEMSPITDNDVICTIPATVAAAETATNDNDAYGILCMENSIGYDLENLSLYRKNFLNSKLAVESDSLTSSDNGPDETLHHHHLETPFSKLLSIGMQTCLVLTLHKFPEGLIIYYTNHNEENSALGFSIFLSLTIHNFVEGFAMTLPFSSIFESKWLAILITVVLGGGSQPLGALIGYLIFRNKAVDGDNLPHMDLLLSVTAGFLLVISLQMFQTGIGFSDSHHHHSSDINSHSLGTNCLKWCCFGVLLILASNTLKL, encoded by the coding sequence ATGCAATCTGATATGCCCAAATGGCTGCTGTATTCTCTGATTTCCTCGTTTTTATGTATATTAGGTAGCTTCTGTGTTCCACTGCTTTCTTCCTTCACAAGTAAAGATAGCCGGAGTAACACTAAGTTGCTGAACTATGGTCTCTCCTTGAGTGCTGGGTCAATGATAACCACTGCTTTGTATAAGATGTTGCCTCGAACCACAGATGAAAACAGATACACTGTGTTTTGCGGTGTAGTATTGGGTATTTCTATTAGCTTAGGTTTAAATTATATCGTGCATGCTTTTGCCTCCGAATCTTTAATTCATTGCGCTCATGACGCCAATGAACATTCTGACGGCCATGACGATCATCATTCCGCTCATAAACGTACCGTTGTGGTCGATGCTGATACTACCGGGGTGTATAATAGTATGTCCGCTGTGACAGAGACGGAGCCATTACTTAGAGCTAAAAGCTTGAAAACAAAGAAGTCTCTGATAGACATTATTTCTCATAGACACGTAAACGGTAGTTGTTGTACAAATAACGATCTAGTGAAATGTTGTCAAGCCATGAAAGTAGATCATGTCTCCTGCATACCACCTGAAATGTCACCTATAACTGACAACGACGTCATTTGTACTATCCCCGCAACAGTTGCTGCCGCAGAAACTGCAACAAACGACAACGATGCATACGGAATTCTTTGTATGGAAAACTCTATCGGTTATGATTTGGAGAATTTATCTCTATATCGTAAAAACTTTTTAAATTCGAAGTTAGCCGTCGAATCCGATTCCCTAACTTCCTCTGATAATGGACCAGATGAAACATTGCATCACCATCATTTGGAGACACCTTTTTCTAAATTACTATCGATTGGTATGCAGACTTGCTTGGTATTGACGCTGCATAAATTTCCAGAAGGCctcattatttattatacaaATCATAACGAAGAAAACAGTGCATTGGGATTTTCTATCTTTCTAAGTTTGACAATCCATAACTTTGTTGAAGGCTTTGCGATGACTCTcccattttcttcaatttttgaatctaAATGGTTAGCTATCTTAATCACAGTTGTTCTAGGTGGTGGATCTCAACCATTAGGTGCTCTGATTGGCTATTTAATATTCAGAAATAAAGCAGTAGATGGTGACAATTTACCTCACATGGACTTGTTATTAAGTGTTACCGCAGGCTTCTTACTTGTCATTTCATTACAAATGTTCCAGACGGGTATCGGTTTCAGCGACAGCCACCATCATCATTCAAGTGACATAAATAGCCATAGTCTCGGTACAAACTGTCTAAAATGGTGCTGTTTTGGCGTCCTGTTGATTTTAGCCAGTAATACCTTGAaactttaa
- the EBP2 gene encoding Ebp2p (similar to Saccharomyces cerevisiae EBP2 (YKL172W); ancestral locus Anc_1.175), whose amino-acid sequence MAKGPKLMQLLADQKAKEKFEKEEELKNGKKAAKLVKQEAAVVSKEDLEQKEKAQAKAAEQQDAEEYKSEALSKKEKRKLKKAMKQMDKEDDDEEEEKEKELDFDKLAKSDSESEDESEVEEEKEEEEEEEEEEEEEDVPLSEVEFDSDADVVPHHKLTVNNTKALKHALTRVQLPWGKHSFQEHQSVTSKVEADASIKDIYDDTERELAFYKQSLDAVSEARDHLRRLKVPFLRPLDYFAEMVKSDEHMDKLKGKLVREASEKKAREEARKQRQLKKFGKQVQVATLQKRQLEKKETLDKIKNLKKKRKQSEISTDDFDIGVEEAIDEPRYGKPSAKRAAKNAKYGKGGMKRFKRKNDADSSADVSGFSQRKMKGKPSRPGKHRRAKRF is encoded by the coding sequence ATGGCTAAAGGACCTAAGTTAATGCAGCTCTTGGCCGATCAAAAGGCTAAGGAAAAGtttgaaaaggaagaagagcTTAAAAATGGCAAGAAAGCAGCTAAGTTAGTGAAACAAGAAGCTGCCGTTGTCTCTAAGGAAGACTTGGAACAGAAGGAAAAGGCCCAAGCTAAGGCAGCTGAACAGCAGGATGCTGAAGAATATAAGAGTGAAGCCCTTTcgaagaaggaaaagagaaagttgaagaaagcCATGAAACAGATGgacaaagaagatgatgatgaggaagaagagaaagagaaagaacTCGactttgataaattagCAAAGAGTGACTCAGAATCCGAAGACGAAAGTGAAGTTGAGgaggaaaaagaagaagaagaagaagaagaagaagaagaggaggagGAAGATGTTCCATTATCAGAAGTTGAATTTGACTCTGATGCAGATGTTGTCCCACATCACAAATTGACAGTAAATAACACAAAGGCCTTGAAACATGCTTTGACCAGAGTACAGCTACCATGGGGGAAGCACTCTTTCCAAGAGCACCAAAGTGTTACTTCTAAGGTGGAAGCCGATGCCAGTATTAAAGATATCTACGATGACACTGAAAGAGAGTTAGCTTTCTATAAGCAATCTCTTGACGCTGTATCAGAAGCCCGTGATCACTTAAGGAGATTAAAAGTACCATTTTTAAGGCCATTAGATTATTTTGCTGAAATGGTAAAGAGTGATGAACATATGGATAAATTAAAAGGTAAGTTAGTCAGAGAGGCTAGTGAAAAGAAGGCTAGAGAAGAAGCTAGAAAGCAAAGgcaattaaagaaatttggtAAACAAGTCCAAGTTGCTACTTTACAGAAGCGTCAActagaaaagaaggaaactCTAGATAAaatcaagaatttgaagaagaagagaaaacaAAGTGAAATTTCAACCGATGATTTCGATATTGGTGTTGAAGAAGCCATTGATGAACCAAGATACGGTAAGCCAAGTGCTAAAAGAGCTGCCAAGAACGCAAAATACGGTAAAGGTGGTATGAAGAGGTTTAAGAGAAAGAATGATGCAGACTCTTCTGCCGACGTCTCTGGTTTTTcacaaagaaagatgaaagGTAAGCCATCTAGACCAGGTAAGCATAGACGTGCTAagagattttga
- the TPO5 gene encoding Tpo5p (similar to Saccharomyces cerevisiae TPO5 (YKL174C); ancestral locus Anc_1.173), with product MSEYSVLPSNVRNSIHFNTGEIFENLHTYLHEDEDSVNSDTVEHFKYEQELDKSLLSRSSVIGLGFGLMSPVLGMCTSMSIGLINGGPLTIMLGFILSGISIWFCSLSLGEIISKFPMEMHVASAMLAPKKFKLLCSWYTGWLMLIGNWTMSTSITFAGAQLTISLFLMKDQYLISEEHFIFYTVIVFYLVVTVVGLINLKFARFIEIINKVCVYWIIYAIIFIDILLLIFHKGTYRSLKYALFHFDNSRSGYSNVLISFIIGFQQSNFTLQGFSMLPALADEVKKPERDIPRGMSISVLISTFSGIIFLLPIMIILPDLSTIFTDHKVLPIVNIFIQSTDSMIVSFFLVLLILGNLFFSGIGSITASSRTVYSFSRDQAIPYYDHWIFVKPESESKVPKNSVLLSMAISYVLGILALFSTAAFNAFIGAAVLCLCSATCIPLILILFGRRRILKNAPIKIRYKLGWGINIISILWLLLSMFSVCLPVQIPVTFQTMNYALMVYVFCLICVTFLYVKWGKRNFKLPLAEHQYDLLDSTTDATSDSYQLESQQAKKEEGTQSKSVHFALENPFEENETNVLDNARQSHETLESINLEDPEEQELTEMN from the coding sequence ATGTCTGAGTATAGTGTACTGCCGAGCAATGTACGAAATAGCATTCATTTTAACACAGGCGAAATTTTTGAGAATTTACATACGTACCTTCATGAGGATGAAGATTCGGTAAATAGTGACACTGTTGAACACTTTAAATATGAACAAGAACTGGATAAGTCTCTGCTATCAAGGAGTTCGGTGATTGGACTTGGTTTTGGTTTAATGAGTCCTGTCCTGGGGATGTGTACTAGTATGTCCATTGGCCTGATAAATGGTGGCCCTCTCACTATTATGTTAGGGTTTATTCTTAGTGGTATCAGTATATGGTTTTGTTCTTTATCATTGGGTGAAATTATTTCTAAATTTCCAATGGAAATGCATGTTGCTAGTGCAATGTTGGCcccaaagaaatttaaacTTCTTTGTTCATGGTACACTGGATGGCTTATGTTGATAGGAAATTGGACTATGAGCACCAGCATCACATTTGCAGGCGCACAATTGACTATCTCATTgtttttgatgaaagatCAGTATCTGATTTCAGAAGAgcatttcattttttacACTGTGATTGTTTTCTACTTAGTCGTGACCGTTGTAGGATTgattaatttgaaattcgcacgtttcattgaaattatcaataagGTCTGTGTCTATTGGATCATTTACGCCATCATATTCATTGACATTTTGCTACTAATATTCCACAAAGGTACCTATAGATCATTAAAGTATGCCTTATTTCATTTCGATAATAGTCGATCCGGCTACTCGAACgttttaatttcttttataatTGGCTTCcaacaatcaaatttcaCATTACAAGGTTTTAGTATGCTGCCAGCTTTAGCTGATGAAGTTAAAAAACCAGAAAGAGACATTCCGCGTGGTATGTCCATCTCTGTGCTCATTTCAACATTTTCAGGTATTATCTTTTTACTACCAATCATGATAATATTACCTGATTTAAGCACAATATTTACTGATCATAAGGTGTTACCGAttgttaatatttttatacaGTCAACCGATTCAATGatagtttcatttttcttagtATTACTGATACTGGGGAACCTGTTTTTCTCTGGTATTGGTTCGATCACAGCCTCTTCTCGTACTGTTTACAGTTTTAGTCGTGACCAGGCCATTCCCTACTACGACCACTGGATATTTGTCAAACCAGAATCTGAATCGAAAgttccaaaaaattcagTTCTATTAAGTATGGCGATTTCTTACGTTTTAGGAATCTTAGCTCTATTTTCTACAGCCGCGTTCAATGCCTTTATTGGAGCTGCTGTTTTGTGCCTTTGTTCAGCAACATGTATTCCATtgattttaatattatttggAAGAAGACGGATATTAAAGAATGCTCCTATCAAAATTAGATACAAATTAGGTTGGGGTATAAATatcatttcaatattatggttattattatctatGTTTTCTGTTTGTCTGCCAGTTCAAATTCCAGTCACTTTCCAAACAATGAATTATGCATTAATGGTTTATGTTTTCTGCCTTATTTGTGTTACATTCTTGTACGTTAAATGGGgcaaaagaaattttaaattgCCATTGGCAGAGCACCAGTATGATTTACTGGATAGTACGACAGATGCTACTTCTGATTCATACCAATTAGAATCTCAACAAGCTAAGAAGGAAGAAGGAACCCAAAGTAAAAGTGTACATTTCGCTCTAGAAAACCcgtttgaagaaaatgaaactaaCGTTCTTGATAATGCAAGACAATCACATGAAACTTTGGAAAGTATAAATTTGGAAGATCCAGAAGAACAAGAGTTGACGGAGATGAACTGA